A part of Brassica rapa cultivar Chiifu-401-42 chromosome A05, CAAS_Brap_v3.01, whole genome shotgun sequence genomic DNA contains:
- the LOC117133929 gene encoding uncharacterized protein LOC117133929 — protein sequence MVVIPVTLKGPNYLVWARLAKTALGGIGFWEIVEEGRNTKKSILGEDGKEVVIADAGDKKKGQEDLMVLSIIQNSLAAPLQEAYAYCETSKELWDTLKKVYGNQANISKVFEVKRAINTLSQEDNDFDKHFGKFRSLWSELEMLRPGTVDPDVLNERREQDKVFALLFTLHPGYSDLIKHILRNKLLPSLDEVCAEIEKEQGSVGLFGKKGELVIANQAEGAENKPEGVANKGFYKPEEKKVWVCDHCKKKGHGKDKCWIVHPHLKPQKFMAPYTDAMANYSGEIGEPSSSQRAGAAGDCKAQSFSGYTAVRTGQDEAINKSDIAAFISFT from the coding sequence ATGGTGGTAATACCAGTTACACTAAAGGGCCCCAACTATCTAGTATGGGCTAGACTTGCTAAAACAGCTCTTGGAGGCATAGGCTtttgggagattgttgaagaaggccgcAACACCAAGAAATCTAtcctaggagaggatggcaaagaagtggtgATTGCGGATGCTGGAGATAAGAAGAAAGGTCAAGAGGATCTAATGGTACTGTCTATCATCCAGAACAGCCTTGCAGCTCCActccaagaggcttatgcatACTGTGAAACctccaaggagctgtgggatactctcaagaaggtgtatggcaacCAGGCTAACATCAGCAAGGTGTTTGAGGTTAAGAGAGCCATCAATACTCTCAGTCAAGAGGACAATGACTTTGATAAGCACTTTGGGAAGTttagatccttgtggtctgaaCTTGAAATGCTTAGGCCAGGAACTGTAGATCCGGATGTACTCAATGAAAGGAGAGAACAAGATAAAGTCTTTGCTTTGCTGTTTACTCTCCACCCCGGATACAGTGATCTCATCAAGCACATCTTAAGAAACAAGTTGCTGCCCTCTCTAGATGAGGTATGTGCTGAGATAgaaaaggagcaaggctccgtGGGTCTCTTTGGCAAGAAAGGCGAGCTGGTTATAGCAAATCAGGCTGAAGGAGCAGAGAACAAACCTGAGGGAGTGGCTAACAAGGGGTTTTATAAACCAGAAGAGAAGAAGGTGTGGGtatgtgatcactgcaagaagaagGGACATGGCAAGGATAAGTGCTGGATAGTTCACCCACATCTCAAGCCTCAGAAGTTCATGGCTCCTTACACTGATGCAATGGCGAATTACTCTGGTGAGATAGGAGAGCCATCTTCTTCTCAACGTGCTGGTGCTGCTGGAGATTGCAAGGCACAGTCATTCAGTGGCTATACAGCCGTGAGAACTGGCCAGGATGAGGCTATCAACAAATCTGACATTGCAGCCTTCATATCATTTACCTAG